One stretch of Caldinitratiruptor microaerophilus DNA includes these proteins:
- a CDS encoding thiamine pyrophosphate-dependent enzyme, with amino-acid sequence MAQAVVRQHLPLLPEDGRSAAVADQERLRHYLPDLPEEDPYQAGHRTCAGCGPAIEYRWVLKAAGNNTIAVGPTGCMYVANSSYLCTPYTIPWAHTQIGSAGSFTSGVAAAYEARIRKGKYDGEYPNVIVMAGDGSASDIGLGSLSGALYRNHDALFICYDNECYANTGIQVSPTTPYGGMTTFTPPGPVIPEGKKLWPKQLARMMAEGHPWCYVATTTIGYPIDVINKVRKGLNHRGAAFLHIYTPCQKGFVYQTPMSVELSRRVVECGLFPVWEYDPGTRQYSYFKPPVIRPVTDYLAMQGRFGHLLPEHVAALQRAANRNFEMIGVEVPEWLRELEDPARQVPIEQAEYALPVARTRGA; translated from the coding sequence ATGGCTCAGGCCGTGGTGCGTCAGCATCTTCCGCTGCTCCCCGAAGACGGGCGCAGCGCGGCGGTGGCCGACCAGGAGCGGCTCCGCCACTACCTCCCCGACCTCCCCGAGGAAGACCCGTACCAGGCGGGCCACCGCACCTGCGCCGGGTGCGGTCCGGCGATCGAGTACCGCTGGGTGCTCAAGGCGGCGGGCAACAACACCATCGCCGTGGGGCCGACGGGCTGCATGTACGTGGCCAACTCGAGCTACCTGTGCACCCCGTACACGATCCCGTGGGCCCACACCCAGATCGGCTCGGCGGGTTCCTTCACCTCCGGGGTGGCGGCCGCCTACGAGGCGCGGATCCGCAAGGGGAAGTACGACGGGGAGTACCCGAACGTCATCGTCATGGCGGGTGACGGCAGCGCCTCGGACATCGGCCTCGGCTCCCTCTCCGGCGCCCTCTACCGCAACCACGACGCCCTGTTCATCTGCTACGACAACGAGTGCTACGCCAACACGGGCATCCAGGTGTCGCCCACCACGCCGTACGGCGGCATGACGACCTTCACCCCGCCGGGGCCGGTGATCCCCGAGGGGAAGAAGCTGTGGCCGAAGCAGCTCGCCAGGATGATGGCCGAGGGTCACCCGTGGTGCTACGTGGCGACCACGACAATCGGCTACCCGATCGACGTGATCAACAAGGTCCGGAAGGGCCTCAACCACCGGGGGGCGGCCTTCCTGCACATCTACACGCCGTGCCAGAAGGGCTTCGTCTACCAGACCCCGATGTCGGTCGAGCTCAGCCGGCGGGTCGTCGAGTGCGGCCTGTTCCCGGTGTGGGAGTACGATCCCGGGACGCGCCAGTACAGCTACTTCAAGCCACCGGTCATCCGGCCCGTCACCGACTACCTCGCCATGCAGGGGCGGTTCGGCCACCTCCTGCCGGAGCACGTGGCCGCCCTCCAGCGGGCTGCGAACAGGAACTTCGAGATGATCGGGGTCGAGGTGCCCGAGTGGCTGCGCGAGCTGGAGGACCCCGCCCGGCAGGTGCCGATCGAGCAGGCCGAGTACGCCCTGCCCGTCGCACGCACCCGGGGAGCCTGA
- a CDS encoding Bug family tripartite tricarboxylate transporter substrate binding protein, translating to MIHHRQPWQRGLVALLAGLGLTVLAGCGGGQAPAQGSQRSGQDQPSAQAQPAGPAQSPGQGSPAGASGAAAVTPRPPDKPVEFVVTTEPGGGSDQYARFITSVIDKYKLSPQPFLVVNKPGGAGAVGLQYLYGKKGDPNAVLITLNSVFTTPQLQKLPFKAIASDFTPVALMALDPFVLWTHVDSWKTWDDFVKAARERSVTVVGTGSKQEDEILFNLLQRALGGQPFKYVPEKGGGQVAAQVAGKHVEASVNQPSEASPHYPDRMRPLVAFTEERLKFLPDVPTYKEVGLGDHSELAYYQVRGIIAAPGIPEENRAWLVDLFKRVFETKEWQDYLSQNMMVARFLGGDEFRQFLHQYDTLHAQLMRDIGWVK from the coding sequence GTGATCCACCATCGACAGCCCTGGCAGAGGGGCCTGGTCGCGCTCCTGGCCGGCCTCGGCCTCACCGTCCTGGCAGGGTGTGGAGGCGGCCAGGCGCCGGCCCAGGGGAGCCAGCGCTCCGGACAGGACCAGCCGTCCGCCCAGGCGCAGCCCGCCGGTCCGGCGCAGTCGCCGGGGCAGGGGTCGCCCGCCGGGGCGTCGGGGGCGGCGGCCGTCACGCCCAGGCCGCCGGACAAGCCCGTCGAGTTCGTGGTCACCACGGAGCCGGGGGGCGGGTCGGACCAGTACGCGCGGTTCATCACGAGCGTGATCGACAAGTACAAGCTCTCGCCCCAGCCCTTCCTGGTGGTGAACAAGCCCGGCGGGGCCGGGGCCGTGGGCCTGCAGTACCTCTACGGCAAGAAGGGCGACCCGAACGCCGTCCTGATCACCCTGAACTCCGTGTTCACGACCCCGCAGCTGCAGAAGCTCCCCTTCAAGGCGATCGCCAGCGACTTCACCCCCGTCGCCCTCATGGCCCTGGATCCCTTCGTGCTCTGGACGCACGTCGACTCCTGGAAGACCTGGGACGACTTCGTCAAGGCGGCCAGGGAGCGGAGCGTCACCGTCGTGGGGACCGGTAGCAAGCAGGAAGACGAGATCCTGTTCAACCTGCTCCAGCGGGCGCTCGGCGGGCAACCGTTCAAGTACGTTCCTGAGAAGGGCGGCGGGCAGGTCGCCGCCCAGGTGGCCGGCAAGCACGTGGAGGCCAGCGTCAACCAGCCCAGCGAGGCTTCCCCGCATTACCCCGACCGGATGCGGCCCCTCGTGGCTTTCACGGAGGAGCGCCTCAAGTTCCTTCCCGACGTTCCGACGTACAAGGAGGTCGGGCTGGGGGACCACTCCGAGCTGGCGTACTATCAGGTGCGCGGCATCATCGCCGCGCCGGGGATCCCCGAGGAGAACCGTGCCTGGCTGGTCGACCTGTTCAAGAGGGTGTTCGAGACGAAGGAGTGGCAGGACTACCTCTCCCAGAACATGATGGTGGCGCGCTTCCTCGGCGGGGACGAGTTCAGGCAGTTCCTCCACCAGTACGACACCCTGCACGCGCAGCTCATGCGGGACATCGGCTGGGTGAAGTAG
- a CDS encoding tripartite tricarboxylate transporter TctB family protein: MLSRVSLRAVDLVVTLGMLVLAGLVAYDAVRLGPGWGDSGPAPGFFPFFLSLLMVLGILGAGWEAWRRKGDVRFFEDPRAAAEVGKVGLPILLATAGAGRLGFYVVAAAYSWLFGWWYGRFRWYWTLLHGIVFAVVLYFVFERGFRVALPKSIFYRLGLPF, encoded by the coding sequence GTGCTGAGCAGGGTGAGCCTGCGAGCCGTGGACCTCGTTGTCACCCTGGGGATGCTGGTGCTCGCCGGGCTGGTTGCCTACGACGCCGTCCGGCTCGGTCCGGGATGGGGGGACTCCGGCCCCGCCCCCGGTTTCTTCCCCTTCTTCCTCAGCCTCCTGATGGTGCTGGGGATCCTCGGGGCCGGCTGGGAGGCGTGGCGGAGGAAGGGGGACGTCCGCTTCTTCGAGGACCCTCGCGCCGCCGCGGAGGTGGGGAAGGTCGGCCTGCCAATCCTTCTGGCCACCGCCGGCGCGGGGCGCCTCGGCTTCTACGTCGTGGCCGCCGCCTACTCGTGGCTCTTCGGCTGGTGGTACGGGCGCTTCCGCTGGTACTGGACGCTCCTTCACGGCATCGTCTTCGCCGTGGTCCTGTACTTCGTCTTCGAGCGGGGCTTCCGGGTGGCGCTGCCGAAGAGCATCTTCTACCGCTTGGGGCTTCCGTTCTAG
- a CDS encoding oxalate oxidoreductase subunit alpha has translation MAIATKPGKLRAKTMRMSGCTAAAYGALYADVDVVTAYPIRPYTAIMMTLAQFIADGLLDAEFIHADGEHAQLSAALGAGSAGARAYTGSSGVGVTYAYELYSPTSGARIPIQMAIADRTLDPPGDFGSEHTDALCTRDMGWIMGWACTPQEVFDKTLLGYAIGEDPRVLLPQMICQDGYFVSHIAGEVRLPDQEQVEDFLPPFKLPYALDPKKPVSHGPQIMPEQGPPLQLERQRAMEEAIPVIREKTRLFGEIFGRHYPDFVEEYMLDDADIVFVIQGAHAVTCRFAVRRLREQGVRAGMARLLWVRPFPTEDLQKALERAKVVGVVETNLGLGGPTYGGILTPEVMTALYHLPNRPLVTSFMAGLGGETIPLREFLWMAGKMLKALRTGKVEKLAHWVNFED, from the coding sequence TTGGCCATCGCGACCAAGCCGGGCAAGCTGCGGGCCAAGACCATGCGCATGAGCGGCTGCACGGCCGCCGCCTACGGTGCCCTCTATGCCGACGTCGACGTGGTCACCGCCTACCCGATCCGCCCCTACACGGCGATCATGATGACCCTGGCCCAGTTCATCGCCGACGGCCTGCTGGACGCCGAGTTCATCCACGCCGACGGCGAGCACGCGCAGCTGAGCGCCGCCCTGGGGGCGGGTTCCGCCGGAGCCCGGGCCTACACGGGGTCGTCCGGCGTCGGGGTGACCTACGCGTACGAGCTGTACTCGCCCACCTCGGGAGCCCGCATCCCGATCCAGATGGCCATCGCCGACCGGACCCTCGACCCGCCGGGGGACTTCGGCTCGGAGCACACCGACGCCCTCTGCACCCGGGACATGGGCTGGATCATGGGCTGGGCCTGCACCCCGCAGGAGGTCTTCGACAAGACGCTCCTGGGCTACGCGATCGGCGAGGACCCCCGGGTGCTGCTCCCCCAGATGATCTGCCAGGACGGCTACTTCGTCTCCCACATCGCCGGCGAGGTCCGCCTGCCCGACCAGGAACAGGTGGAGGACTTCCTGCCCCCCTTCAAGCTACCCTACGCCCTGGACCCCAAGAAGCCGGTGTCCCACGGGCCCCAGATCATGCCGGAGCAGGGGCCGCCCCTGCAGCTCGAGCGCCAGCGGGCGATGGAGGAGGCCATCCCGGTGATCCGGGAGAAGACCCGGCTCTTCGGCGAGATCTTCGGGCGCCACTACCCGGACTTCGTCGAGGAGTACATGCTCGACGACGCCGACATCGTGTTCGTGATCCAGGGCGCCCACGCGGTCACCTGCCGGTTCGCGGTGCGGCGGCTGCGGGAGCAGGGCGTGAGGGCCGGGATGGCGCGGCTCCTGTGGGTGCGGCCCTTCCCCACCGAGGACCTGCAGAAGGCGCTGGAGCGGGCCAAGGTGGTCGGGGTCGTGGAGACCAACCTGGGGCTCGGCGGGCCCACCTACGGCGGGATCCTCACCCCCGAGGTGATGACGGCCCTCTACCACCTGCCGAACCGGCCGCTCGTGACGTCCTTCATGGCGGGGCTCGGCGGTGAGACGATCCCGCTCCGGGAGTTCCTGTGGATGGCCGGCAAGATGCTCAAGGCCCTGCGCACCGGCAAGGTCGAGAAGCTGGCCCACTGGGTGAACTTCGAGGACTGA
- a CDS encoding tripartite tricarboxylate transporter permease, with protein sequence MGALASIGLGFETALQPYNLLFTGLGVILGLVIGVLPGLGGTAGVAILLPITIFMPPNAALMFLAGIYWGSAFGGVVTSILFGIPGEPWSVATMFDGYPLTRQGRGGMALTAAFLVSLFSAILSAALFTFLAQPFAGMALKFGAPELFAVLLITFGTFIGMGGKSPFRTLIMMALGFLMASVGLDIVTGQPRLTFGSVTLLEGIDFVPVTIGLFGIGEILASATEQGDGSTQKAASRLGLADVVESLRSIGRNWLLAVWSSLLGFWVGILPGLGATPASFMAYGLARKTARNQEEFGRGAIQGVLAPESANKSAAIGSILPMITLGVPGSPTAAVIMAGLYTWGLLPGPTLFEQKPDLVWGFIASLYVANAFAFLVCLFATPALTAIMRVPYALLTPMIVIFSMLGAYAISNSLFHVWLVLLFGVVGFVLRRLGYPVAPLVVALVLGAPTETALRQTLILGNGSPAILFARPLAAPLTVIGLALFLLPAVQALVRLGRRGPGRGESRSEVVARAG encoded by the coding sequence ATGGGTGCGCTGGCAAGCATCGGGCTCGGGTTTGAAACCGCCCTTCAACCATACAACCTGCTCTTCACGGGGCTCGGCGTCATCCTGGGCCTCGTGATCGGCGTCCTGCCGGGACTCGGCGGGACGGCCGGCGTGGCGATCCTGCTTCCCATCACGATCTTCATGCCGCCGAACGCCGCTCTCATGTTCCTGGCCGGCATCTACTGGGGGTCGGCCTTCGGCGGGGTGGTGACCTCCATCCTCTTCGGCATCCCCGGGGAGCCGTGGTCGGTCGCCACCATGTTCGACGGTTACCCGCTGACCAGGCAGGGCAGGGGCGGCATGGCGCTGACGGCGGCGTTCCTGGTGTCGCTGTTCTCGGCGATCCTGTCCGCGGCGTTGTTCACGTTCCTCGCGCAGCCCTTCGCCGGCATGGCCCTCAAGTTCGGGGCTCCGGAACTGTTCGCCGTCCTCCTGATCACGTTCGGCACCTTCATCGGGATGGGCGGAAAGTCGCCGTTCCGGACCCTCATCATGATGGCGCTCGGGTTCCTGATGGCCTCGGTCGGCCTCGACATCGTGACGGGCCAGCCCCGCCTCACCTTCGGCAGCGTGACCCTGCTCGAGGGGATCGACTTCGTTCCGGTCACCATCGGCCTCTTCGGAATCGGTGAGATCCTTGCCAGCGCGACCGAGCAGGGGGACGGGAGCACCCAGAAGGCAGCGAGCCGCCTGGGGCTGGCAGACGTGGTCGAGAGCCTCCGGAGCATCGGCAGGAACTGGCTCCTGGCGGTGTGGTCGTCGCTGCTCGGCTTCTGGGTGGGCATCCTGCCGGGGCTGGGGGCCACGCCTGCCTCGTTCATGGCCTACGGGCTGGCGCGCAAGACGGCGCGGAACCAGGAGGAGTTCGGCCGTGGGGCGATCCAGGGGGTCCTGGCCCCCGAGTCGGCCAACAAGTCGGCGGCCATCGGCTCGATCCTGCCGATGATCACCCTGGGTGTCCCGGGTTCTCCGACCGCGGCGGTGATCATGGCAGGGCTGTACACGTGGGGCCTCCTGCCCGGCCCGACGCTCTTCGAGCAAAAGCCGGACCTTGTGTGGGGTTTCATCGCCAGCCTCTACGTGGCCAACGCCTTCGCCTTCCTGGTGTGCCTGTTCGCGACCCCGGCCCTGACGGCGATCATGCGGGTGCCTTACGCGCTGCTGACCCCGATGATCGTGATCTTCAGCATGCTGGGGGCGTACGCCATCAGCAACTCCCTGTTCCACGTCTGGCTCGTCCTGCTGTTCGGTGTGGTCGGTTTCGTGCTGCGCCGCCTGGGGTACCCGGTCGCGCCGCTGGTCGTGGCCCTGGTGCTCGGGGCCCCCACGGAGACGGCCCTGCGCCAGACGCTCATCCTGGGCAACGGGTCCCCGGCGATCCTGTTCGCCCGGCCACTGGCGGCACCGCTCACGGTGATCGGTCTCGCCCTGTTCCTCCTGCCGGCGGTCCAGGCCCTGGTCCGGCTGGGACGGCGGGGCCCGGGGCGGGGCGAGAGCCGGTCGGAGGTCGTGGCGAGGGCCGGTTGA